The following are encoded together in the Hemicordylus capensis ecotype Gifberg chromosome 4, rHemCap1.1.pri, whole genome shotgun sequence genome:
- the LOC128323849 gene encoding proton channel OtopLc-like produces MAQEQLAYATKHRTMDTSDYDSADDFILTQRSNSPMYEPLTPPSESEEPEPEPEPEPGPGPEPEPEPEQEPEAEAHRAQSKSNTSAGSVKRKQLFEVKQVPEDLPELLITDEDLTANQVQVELPEIIITDDEDLTVSHVPMVLPEIVITHDDLPGKPKVSAKQGQPSAKGCNVNQVAEGSGVNNSVQELPGEPGTSEGGRVKRALKRRHLGQPHQSEGVPPVKKSKKQEHEESGK; encoded by the exons ATGGCACAGGAACAGCTTGCTTATGCAACTAAACATAGAACTATGGATACATCAGACTATGATTCAGCAG ATGACTTTATACTTACACAGCGGTCTAATTCACCCATGTATGAACCCTTAACTCCCCCTTCCGAATCAgaagaaccagaaccagaaccgGAACCGGAACCGGGACCGGGACCGGAACCGGAACCGGAACCAGAACAAGAACCAGAAGCAGAAGCTCACAGGGCACAGT CCAAATCAAAtacctcagcaggaagtgtgaaaaGAAAGCAGCTGTTTGAGG TCAAACAAGTACCAGAGGATTTGCCTGAGCTCCTTATCACAGATGAAGATCTAACAG CCAACCAAGTACAAGTGGAATTACCAGAGATCATTATCACAGATGATGAGGATCTTACAG TCAGCCATGTGCCAATGGTTTTGCCAGAGATTGTTATCACTCATGATGATCTTCCCG GTAAGCCCAaggtctctgcaaagcaggggcaGCCGTCTGCAAAGGGATGCAATG TTAACCAGGTAGCTGAGGGTTCTGGTGTTAACAATAGCGTACAGGAGCTTCCAG gGGAGCCTGGTACCTCTGAAGGAGGGAGAGTGAAAAGAGCTTTGAAAAGAAGACATCTTGGCCAAC CTCATCAGTCAGAAGGAGTTCCTCCCGTGAAGAAATCAAAAAAACAGGAACATGAGGAATCGGGTAAGTGA
- the LOC128323848 gene encoding uncharacterized protein LOC128323848 — protein sequence MMGSPQSPNLATNQPDSTPKPRKRYISTSSDDEGPPVKTYAEEQAETREIWQEILATMAAEPQNSALLKSLKPSREAMQKFLGLNINEEPYIAPARRRGAMKKLVRVVIYGIMNYCLRSYARDACSGCSIRAPGQEAHDCLRYSENQIATFIKKLCSKLCLKSFFHLLVCLGYAVKCLVLTEEIVHESLIIFTKLYTSDNPRNVLDNILKPGDMALYFFVNNVIQEREYKTFLKSLPPQ from the exons atgatgggatctcctcagagccctaatttggcaacaaatcagccagattctacacctaagccaagaaaacgctatattagcaccagttcagatgatgaaggacctcctgtgaaaacctatgctgaagaacaagcggagacaagggaaatatggcaagagatcctggcaaccatggcagctgagccacag aattcagcCCTTTTGAAAAGTCTGAAGCCTTCTCGTGAAGCAATGCAGAAATTTTTGGGTCTGAATATCAATGAAGAACCTTATATTGCCCCAGCGAGGCGTAGAGGGGCTATGAAAAAACTTGTGAGAGTTGTTATCTATGGAATTATGAATTATTGCCTGAGGTCTTATGCCAGGGATGCCtgttctggctgcagcattcGTGCCCCGGGTCAAGAAGCGCATGACTGCTTACGTTACTCTGAGAATCAAATTGCTACATTTATTAAGAAGCTCTGTTCTAAATTGTGTCTTAAATCATTTTTCCACCTACTTGTCTGTTTAGGGTATGCAGTAAAATGTCTGGTTCTGACCGAGGAAATAGTCCACgaatctttaattatttttactaaACTGTATACTTCTGATAATCCACGGAATGTTCTGGACAATATTTTGAAGCCGGGAGATATGGCATTGTATTTTTTTGTGAATAATGTGATACAAGAAAGAGAGTATAAAACATTTCTGAAGTCTCTACCACCTCAATAA